A section of the Anabaena cylindrica PCC 7122 genome encodes:
- a CDS encoding ABC transporter ATP-binding protein, with protein MTTMIWLESITKTYHLGEVDVPILKGIELSIEEGEYVSIMGASGSGKSTLMNILGCLDRPTGGNYIFEGRNLTTFDDDELAYIRNQRIGFVFQQFNLLARSTALENVMLPMVYANLPKQKRRQRALAALEKVGLGDRIANRPSQLSGGQQQRVAIARALVNKPALVLADEPTGALDTETSYEVMNLLTELNQQGITIVIVTHEPDIAAQTQRIIRVQDGLIVN; from the coding sequence ATGACAACCATGATTTGGCTAGAATCCATTACCAAAACCTACCATTTAGGGGAGGTTGATGTTCCCATACTTAAAGGAATTGAACTATCTATTGAAGAAGGGGAATATGTCTCAATTATGGGTGCATCCGGTTCAGGTAAATCAACGCTCATGAACATTTTAGGATGTTTAGATCGTCCCACTGGAGGAAATTATATCTTTGAAGGTAGAAATCTAACTACTTTTGATGATGATGAATTGGCATACATTCGCAACCAAAGAATAGGTTTTGTTTTCCAACAGTTTAACCTTTTGGCACGTTCAACAGCTTTAGAAAATGTCATGTTACCGATGGTTTATGCCAATTTACCCAAGCAAAAACGCCGCCAAAGGGCATTGGCCGCCCTAGAAAAGGTGGGATTAGGCGATCGCATTGCAAACCGTCCTAGTCAACTCTCAGGAGGTCAACAACAACGAGTTGCGATCGCACGGGCTTTAGTCAACAAACCTGCTTTAGTTCTAGCAGATGAACCCACAGGAGCTTTAGATACTGAGACTTCCTACGAAGTGATGAATTTACTCACAGAACTTAATCAGCAAGGAATCACAATTGTGATTGTTACTCACGAACCAGATATCGCTGCTCAAACGCAAAGAATCATCCGAGTTCAAGATGGTTTAATAGTTAATTAA
- a CDS encoding TolC family protein, with the protein MLFKVHSTWIGIFIALIPNFASAETLPIPNSNPNPLLFPTRPEEVKIQENVPITLTQALELAQRNNNDLQVVKLELERSRSALREAQSALFPNLGVNGSVTNNGDGFLNNSSSPSTSFNSQAQLNYNLYTSGNREASIRAAEEQLRIDELDLENRLLEIRLNVTTEYYDLQQADEQVRINRSSVENSQASLRDAEARQQAGVGTRFDVLQTQVNLANSLQNLTNSLSQQQIARRRLATRLSLPQSINISAADPVELAGLWQQPIEESIIQAFQNRPELQQVLAQRNISEQQRRQALSQLGPQISLNASYNLLDRYNDSVSVSDGYSLGLQASLNLFDGGAARARAAQSKANIAIAETQFSSQRNQIRFDVEQYYLQLQSNLDNVQTSSVAINQAKEALSIARLRFQAGVGTQTEVISAENDLTIAEGNRITAILNYNRALANLQRSSNQK; encoded by the coding sequence ATGTTATTTAAAGTGCATTCTACCTGGATTGGAATATTTATAGCCCTCATCCCAAATTTTGCAAGTGCAGAAACGCTCCCCATCCCTAACTCTAATCCCAATCCTTTACTATTTCCTACCCGTCCAGAAGAAGTTAAAATTCAGGAAAATGTGCCAATTACCTTAACACAAGCCTTGGAATTAGCACAACGGAATAATAACGACTTGCAGGTAGTAAAATTAGAATTAGAACGCAGCCGTTCTGCATTACGAGAAGCTCAATCAGCCTTGTTTCCTAACCTTGGTGTTAATGGAAGTGTAACTAATAATGGTGATGGTTTTCTTAACAATTCATCTTCACCTAGTACGTCTTTCAATAGTCAAGCACAACTAAATTATAATCTTTATACCTCCGGCAATCGGGAAGCTAGTATTCGAGCGGCTGAGGAACAATTAAGAATAGATGAATTAGATTTGGAAAACCGATTATTAGAAATTCGGTTAAATGTCACAACTGAATATTATGATTTGCAACAAGCAGATGAACAAGTCAGAATTAATCGCTCATCTGTGGAAAATTCCCAAGCTAGTTTGCGAGATGCTGAAGCTCGACAACAGGCTGGAGTAGGTACAAGATTTGATGTTTTACAAACTCAAGTTAATTTAGCAAATTCTCTCCAAAATCTTACTAATTCTCTTTCACAACAACAAATTGCTCGTCGTCGATTAGCAACTCGATTGAGTTTGCCACAGTCAATTAATATCAGTGCGGCAGATCCTGTAGAATTAGCTGGTCTTTGGCAACAACCAATAGAAGAAAGCATTATCCAAGCTTTTCAAAACCGTCCAGAATTACAACAAGTTTTGGCACAACGCAATATTAGTGAGCAACAGCGACGACAGGCACTTTCACAACTAGGGCCACAAATTAGTTTAAATGCCAGCTACAATTTATTAGATCGTTATAACGACAGTGTTAGCGTTAGTGACGGCTATTCCTTGGGACTGCAAGCAAGTCTAAATTTGTTTGATGGGGGTGCAGCAAGAGCGCGTGCGGCTCAGTCAAAAGCTAATATTGCGATCGCAGAAACTCAATTTTCTAGCCAGCGCAACCAAATCCGCTTTGATGTTGAACAATATTATTTGCAGTTACAGTCCAATTTGGATAATGTGCAAACTTCTAGCGTGGCTATAAATCAAGCTAAAGAGGCTTTAAGTATAGCTAGACTTAGGTTTCAAGCTGGTGTTGGTACTCAAACTGAAGTGATTTCTGCCGAAAATGACCTCACCATAGCTGAAGGTAATCGAATCACAGCTATTTTAAATTACAATCGCGCTTTAGCTAATTTGCAAAGATCTAGTAATCAGAAATGA
- a CDS encoding TetR/AcrR family transcriptional regulator, with protein sequence MARTPKITNEQILDAAREIFLQQGFGASTLEIAQKAGISEASIFKRFSTKEELFFASMGIPERPPWVQELDSLSGKGNLKQNLIHLCLQTLEFHRQVMPRLMMLRSRGNLLPETAHIIKSKPIREVKVFTKFLAEEIEQGRLRPSDPQTIAMILLGSLMNYVFLEQMHPGEVIKTDEKIFVENLVDIVWQGIAPIQD encoded by the coding sequence ATGGCACGCACACCCAAAATAACTAATGAGCAAATTTTAGATGCAGCCCGTGAAATCTTTCTTCAACAAGGATTTGGGGCTTCAACTTTAGAAATTGCTCAAAAAGCAGGAATTTCTGAAGCGTCGATTTTTAAACGCTTCTCAACCAAAGAAGAACTTTTCTTTGCGTCAATGGGAATTCCTGAAAGACCCCCTTGGGTGCAAGAATTGGATTCTTTATCTGGGAAAGGAAATCTCAAACAAAACCTCATTCATCTGTGTCTGCAAACTTTAGAATTTCATCGTCAAGTAATGCCACGATTAATGATGTTGCGATCGCGTGGTAATCTACTTCCAGAAACGGCACATATAATTAAGTCGAAACCTATCCGTGAGGTCAAAGTATTTACTAAATTTCTAGCGGAAGAAATAGAACAGGGACGGCTGCGTCCGAGCGATCCTCAGACTATTGCTATGATATTGCTAGGATCACTAATGAACTATGTTTTCTTAGAACAAATGCACCCTGGAGAAGTTATAAAAACAGATGAAAAAATATTCGTTGAAAATCTCGTGGATATTGTCTGGCAAGGAATTGCTCCCATTCAAGATTAA
- a CDS encoding CPBP family intramembrane glutamic endopeptidase, with the protein MLRQFTAYVKKYPLTWYYIISVLIVILIIPVFLLTGADVAVDQALQKTGIQFNTDLVTAFRVVSAEPEAFFGVFLAILQVAAPDIAAFIVASIAYGKKGLLELKNRFCFWQQGMDWQYALRIWGICILVFILMNLASAGLNKWLLPEKYFIWDINFLSINFWSGLIIAMFLDAGGLFEENGWRGFALPLLQKRFLPLQASIILGFLWSMWHIPVKINLLFDYGIINFLSMFFILTCKFILISIIMTYFFNQVGQTTIIAIVMHGLSNDSVRLGGKVLSESFIAQQVTEINLVLPMIVVSMFLIQKTQGKLGLIPLNFS; encoded by the coding sequence ATGCTAAGACAGTTTACAGCTTATGTAAAAAAGTATCCACTAACATGGTACTACATCATTTCAGTTTTAATTGTAATTCTGATTATTCCAGTTTTTTTATTAACTGGTGCTGATGTTGCCGTAGACCAAGCACTCCAAAAAACTGGTATTCAATTTAATACTGATTTAGTAACTGCATTTCGGGTAGTATCAGCAGAACCAGAAGCATTTTTTGGAGTTTTCTTAGCAATATTACAAGTAGCCGCACCAGATATTGCAGCATTTATAGTTGCTAGTATTGCATACGGAAAAAAAGGTTTATTAGAACTAAAAAACCGATTTTGTTTTTGGCAACAAGGCATGGACTGGCAGTATGCCTTGAGAATTTGGGGAATTTGTATATTAGTTTTTATTTTGATGAATCTGGCTTCTGCTGGATTAAATAAGTGGCTACTTCCTGAAAAATATTTCATCTGGGATATCAACTTTTTATCTATTAATTTTTGGAGTGGCTTGATTATTGCCATGTTTCTAGATGCTGGAGGTTTATTTGAAGAAAATGGCTGGCGAGGGTTTGCTCTACCTTTATTACAAAAACGCTTTCTACCTCTACAAGCTTCGATAATACTAGGATTTTTATGGTCTATGTGGCATATACCCGTGAAAATAAATTTATTATTCGATTATGGAATAATAAATTTTTTATCTATGTTTTTCATTCTTACCTGCAAATTTATCTTGATTTCCATAATCATGACTTATTTTTTTAATCAGGTTGGGCAGACTACCATAATAGCTATTGTCATGCACGGTTTATCAAATGATTCAGTTAGACTGGGAGGTAAAGTTTTATCAGAAAGTTTTATTGCTCAACAAGTCACTGAAATAAATTTAGTGCTACCCATGATTGTAGTGAGTATGTTTTTAATTCAAAAAACTCAAGGTAAACTAGGTCTGATTCCATTAAATTTCAGCTGA
- a CDS encoding efflux RND transporter periplasmic adaptor subunit, producing MTTHIEIPLIGKKIKYPFRWLMGLMASGILIVGTTTALKVTNQANSKEDITKLTVPVAAKSVTVRITASGKVQPVQSVNISPKNPGIITDLDIEQGETVQKGQIIARMDNSEIKMRILQFQANLEQAKAQLAESQAGSRPEEIAQAKARVAQAVSQLAIIRAGNRSQEIDQARAAVDSARAQVELTQSRVRRYQGLAKEGAIAQDSLDQYISEDKRAKASLEEAQRRLSLQKVGNRDEDIKSQEAVVAQEREALRKLENGNRPEEIARLKASVASAVAQLKQQQVQLEDTIIRAPFAGIVTQKYANIGAFVTPTTSASTSTSATSSSIVALATGLEVLAQVPEADIGRIKQGQQVEIIADAYPDQVFKGRVRLIAPEAVIEQGVTSFQVRVVIDSGADKLRSGLNVDVTFLGDRINDALTLPTVAILTENGKTGVLIPDTNNKPQFREITIGAQIKDETQVVEGVNKGDLIFVNPPKDYKIEKSKEKNNS from the coding sequence ATGACAACTCACATCGAAATTCCGCTAATAGGCAAAAAAATTAAGTACCCATTTCGCTGGTTAATGGGGTTGATGGCATCTGGTATTTTGATAGTTGGTACAACCACAGCCTTAAAAGTAACAAATCAAGCAAATAGTAAAGAAGACATTACTAAACTCACTGTTCCAGTTGCCGCAAAAAGTGTCACAGTGCGGATTACTGCTAGTGGAAAAGTGCAACCAGTTCAAAGCGTGAATATTAGTCCCAAAAATCCGGGAATTATCACCGATTTAGATATTGAACAGGGGGAAACAGTCCAGAAAGGGCAAATTATTGCTCGTATGGATAACTCCGAAATTAAAATGCGTATCCTTCAATTTCAAGCCAACTTAGAGCAAGCCAAAGCACAATTAGCGGAGAGTCAAGCGGGGAGTCGTCCTGAAGAAATTGCCCAAGCTAAAGCGCGTGTAGCTCAAGCAGTATCCCAGTTAGCTATTATTCGGGCGGGGAATCGTTCTCAGGAAATTGATCAAGCTAGAGCCGCTGTAGACTCAGCTAGAGCGCAGGTAGAACTAACCCAATCGAGGGTAAGACGTTATCAGGGTTTAGCAAAAGAAGGAGCAATTGCTCAGGATTCTCTAGACCAATATATCAGTGAAGATAAAAGAGCAAAAGCCAGTTTAGAAGAAGCTCAACGCCGATTATCACTACAAAAAGTGGGGAACCGTGATGAAGATATTAAAAGTCAGGAAGCTGTAGTTGCTCAAGAACGGGAAGCACTGCGAAAGCTGGAAAATGGCAACCGTCCCGAAGAAATTGCCCGACTTAAAGCCTCTGTAGCGTCGGCTGTAGCTCAGTTAAAACAGCAGCAAGTGCAGTTAGAAGATACCATTATTCGCGCTCCTTTTGCGGGGATTGTGACTCAAAAATACGCCAATATAGGCGCTTTTGTGACACCAACAACTTCGGCTTCTACAAGTACTTCCGCAACTTCTAGTTCAATTGTGGCTTTAGCGACGGGTTTGGAAGTTTTAGCTCAGGTTCCCGAAGCTGATATTGGTAGGATTAAGCAGGGACAACAGGTAGAAATTATCGCTGATGCTTATCCAGATCAAGTATTTAAAGGCCGTGTACGTTTGATTGCTCCTGAAGCGGTGATAGAGCAAGGTGTGACTTCTTTTCAGGTGCGGGTGGTGATTGATAGTGGTGCAGATAAATTGCGTTCTGGCTTGAATGTGGATGTGACGTTTTTGGGCGATCGCATTAACGATGCTTTAACCCTACCAACTGTAGCAATTCTCACCGAAAATGGCAAAACTGGCGTACTGATACCAGATACGAATAATAAACCCCAGTTTCGAGAAATTACAATTGGAGCGCAAATCAAAGACGAAACTCAGGTTGTGGAGGGAGTAAACAAGGGTGATTTGATATTTGTGAACCCACCCAAAGACTACAAAATTGAAAAATCTAAAGAAAAGAACAATTCATGA
- a CDS encoding ABC transporter permease, which yields MNFLESVQMAGKTLLSNKLRSALTMLGIVIGNGSVIAMIGIGEGGQKFVANQLNSLGPNVLFVIPGNEETQRVARDVTRTLVLEDANAIATQVPTVAATTAELNSRQVVTYKNRNTDVNIIGTTPSFLKVRDFEVATGRFFTDIDMKRSNQVVVLGAKLKAKLFGNNNPVSQQIRIKNASFQVIGVLTDKGSNLGVDYDESALVPILTSANRLVGRTSPYGLEVTYIVTSAKDADSVDAAEFQITNLLRQRHKLVGEDDFTIRTQKDALQTVGQISSALTTMLAAIAGISLFVGGIGIMNIMLVSVTERTQEIGLRKAIGATEQDILLQFIIEAVIVSVIGGLIGTTVGVGGIILVSVLTPLEASISIVSITMAVGISGGIGLFFGVVPARRAAQLDPIVALRSA from the coding sequence ATGAACTTCCTAGAAAGCGTTCAAATGGCGGGTAAAACCTTACTCTCTAATAAGTTGCGTAGCGCCCTGACTATGTTGGGTATTGTGATTGGTAATGGTTCAGTAATTGCGATGATTGGGATTGGGGAAGGGGGACAAAAGTTTGTAGCTAATCAATTAAATTCCTTGGGGCCAAACGTTTTGTTTGTGATTCCCGGTAACGAGGAAACTCAACGGGTGGCTAGAGATGTTACCAGAACTCTGGTTTTAGAAGATGCAAATGCGATCGCAACTCAAGTACCTACAGTAGCAGCTACCACAGCGGAATTGAATAGTAGACAGGTGGTGACATATAAAAACAGAAATACCGATGTCAATATTATTGGGACAACTCCCAGCTTTTTAAAAGTGCGGGATTTTGAAGTAGCCACAGGCAGGTTTTTCACCGACATAGACATGAAGCGCAGCAACCAAGTTGTGGTGCTAGGTGCAAAGTTGAAAGCAAAACTTTTTGGTAATAATAACCCTGTTAGTCAGCAGATCAGAATTAAAAATGCCAGCTTTCAAGTAATTGGAGTGCTAACTGACAAAGGTTCAAATTTGGGTGTCGATTATGATGAGTCAGCATTAGTTCCGATTCTCACATCAGCAAACCGGCTAGTGGGAAGAACTTCTCCCTATGGACTAGAAGTAACCTACATTGTCACTTCTGCAAAAGATGCCGATAGCGTGGATGCAGCAGAGTTTCAAATTACTAATTTACTCCGACAACGACATAAACTCGTCGGTGAAGATGACTTTACTATCCGTACCCAAAAGGATGCTTTGCAAACAGTAGGTCAAATTTCCAGTGCTTTGACAACCATGCTGGCTGCGATCGCTGGAATTTCTTTATTTGTCGGTGGCATTGGTATTATGAATATTATGCTCGTTTCTGTCACCGAACGCACCCAAGAAATTGGCTTAAGAAAAGCAATTGGTGCTACCGAGCAAGACATTTTACTTCAGTTCATTATTGAAGCAGTAATTGTTTCTGTAATTGGCGGTTTAATAGGAACTACAGTTGGAGTTGGTGGCATAATTTTAGTATCAGTATTAACTCCTTTAGAAGCAAGTATTTCCATCGTTTCTATTACAATGGCAGTTGGTATTTCTGGTGGCATTGGTTTATTCTTTGGCGTAGTTCCTGCCCGTCGTGCTGCCCAACTTGACCCAATTGTGGCGTTGAGAAGTGCGTAA
- a CDS encoding ABC transporter ATP-binding protein: protein MANTLTITDSISPNPAPKSGIIRLENIFKIYGSGETEVKALNDINLIIEEGEYCAIMGPSGSGKSTAMNIIGCLDRPSSGHYYLDNLDVAQIGDTPLAHIRNKKLGFVFQQFHLLNQLTAMENVMLPMVYADVKPGERKERAIEALIKVGLEKRLNNKPTQLSGGQQQRVAIARAIVNRPVVLLADEPTGALDSRTTQEVLDIFGELNSSGITVVMVTHEPEVARQTKRIVWFRDGEVVHSHITPAEVNQLVVSG, encoded by the coding sequence GTGGCAAATACTCTTACTATAACTGATTCTATTTCTCCTAATCCTGCACCAAAATCCGGAATTATTCGTTTAGAAAATATTTTTAAAATATATGGTAGTGGGGAAACAGAAGTAAAAGCACTAAATGATATCAACTTAATTATAGAAGAAGGTGAATATTGTGCAATTATGGGGCCTTCTGGTTCGGGTAAATCTACAGCCATGAATATTATCGGCTGTTTAGATCGTCCCAGTTCTGGACATTATTATTTAGACAATCTTGATGTAGCCCAAATTGGTGATACACCATTGGCTCATATTCGGAATAAAAAGCTAGGATTTGTATTTCAACAATTCCATTTATTAAACCAATTGACAGCAATGGAAAATGTCATGCTGCCAATGGTGTATGCTGATGTTAAGCCTGGGGAAAGAAAAGAACGGGCAATTGAAGCATTGATCAAAGTAGGTTTAGAAAAACGTCTCAATAATAAACCTACCCAATTATCAGGAGGACAACAACAAAGAGTAGCGATCGCCCGCGCTATTGTCAACCGTCCCGTTGTTCTCCTTGCTGACGAACCCACCGGCGCACTTGATTCCCGCACCACTCAAGAAGTTTTAGATATTTTTGGTGAATTAAATAGCAGTGGAATTACAGTTGTCATGGTGACACATGAACCTGAAGTTGCGCGTCAAACCAAGCGTATTGTTTGGTTTCGTGATGGTGAAGTTGTCCATTCTCACATTACGCCAGCAGAAGTGAATCAGCTTGTAGTATCTGGATAA
- a CDS encoding hybrid sensor histidine kinase/response regulator produces MPELWNIFFNSDQFIPHGHCYLWKTDLVSLHLVSDGLIALAYYSIPITLFYFVNKRKDLPFSWIFLLFSAFIIACGTTHLLAIWTLWYPIYWLSGLIKAVTALVSVITAVELVPLIPQAIALPSPMQLQQINQELQTEISDRLRIDKELRKYQNHLEDLVTLRTQEITNTNEQLKQEIAERQRILEVLRQSEERYRYLVEAIPQLVWTSNAKGECDYFNQNWSEYTGLTFEESLDDGWLAALHPDDMESSYTVWLNAIESGTKYENEYRFKRADGCYRWQLARGLPLKDEQGCIVKWFGTCTDIHENKEIQQERAHLLELEQAARTQAETANRIKDEFLAVLSHELRTPLNSILGWSQLLQTHKLDDIKISQALATIERNAKLQVQLIEDLLDVSRILQGKLVLNTAEVNLESTILSTIETIRLAANTKSIQIKTVLPENLGKVLGDPTRLQQVIWNLLSNAVKFTPRGGMVEVQLGQVDDYAQITVSDTGKGISDEFLPYVFDYFRQADSSSTRKFGGLGLGLAIVRNIVEMHGGIVSAESPGIGQGARFTVRLPLIKDDSSRVMDEECNSSIITLNYLSLNGVKVLVVDDDVDSLDFVAFVLEEDGAEVMAVSSGLQAIEVLSQSQVDVLISDISMPEIDGYMLIREVRSWRSKQGEKTPIASELVPKAIALTAYAGEYDQRQALAAGFQLHLSKPIIREDLVRAIAQVMNLSPS; encoded by the coding sequence ATGCCAGAATTATGGAATATTTTTTTTAATTCAGATCAGTTCATACCACATGGACATTGCTATCTTTGGAAAACTGATTTAGTTTCCCTACATTTAGTATCTGATGGACTGATTGCCCTTGCTTATTACTCAATTCCTATTACATTATTTTACTTTGTTAATAAGCGTAAAGATCTACCATTTTCTTGGATATTTCTGTTATTTAGCGCCTTTATTATTGCTTGTGGCACTACTCACTTACTAGCAATTTGGACTCTTTGGTATCCAATTTACTGGTTGTCAGGTTTGATTAAAGCTGTAACCGCTCTCGTATCCGTAATTACAGCAGTGGAACTTGTGCCTTTAATTCCACAAGCAATAGCTCTTCCCAGCCCGATGCAACTACAACAAATAAATCAAGAATTGCAAACAGAAATATCTGATAGGTTACGTATAGATAAGGAACTCAGAAAATATCAAAATCATTTAGAAGATTTGGTCACTCTCCGCACTCAAGAGATTACTAATACCAACGAACAATTAAAACAGGAAATAGCTGAACGTCAACGTATTCTCGAAGTTTTAAGACAAAGTGAGGAACGCTACCGTTATTTAGTAGAAGCAATACCGCAACTGGTATGGACAAGTAATGCCAAAGGAGAGTGCGATTATTTTAATCAAAATTGGAGCGAATACACAGGATTAACATTTGAGGAATCATTGGATGATGGTTGGTTGGCAGCATTACATCCAGATGATATGGAAAGTTCTTATACAGTTTGGTTAAATGCTATTGAAAGTGGTACTAAATACGAGAATGAATATCGCTTTAAACGTGCTGATGGTTGTTATCGTTGGCAATTAGCACGAGGATTACCACTTAAAGATGAGCAAGGTTGTATTGTTAAGTGGTTTGGTACTTGTACAGATATCCATGAAAACAAAGAAATTCAACAAGAACGCGCCCATTTACTAGAGTTAGAACAAGCAGCACGCACACAAGCTGAAACAGCTAATCGAATTAAAGATGAATTTTTAGCTGTACTCTCACATGAGTTACGCACACCTCTAAATTCAATTTTAGGGTGGTCACAGTTGCTGCAAACCCATAAATTAGATGACATCAAAATATCTCAAGCCTTAGCAACTATTGAGCGCAATGCCAAATTACAGGTTCAACTGATTGAAGATTTACTTGATGTTTCTAGAATTTTACAGGGTAAACTGGTGCTAAATACGGCAGAAGTTAACCTAGAATCAACAATTTTGTCAACTATAGAGACAATCCGGTTAGCCGCAAACACTAAATCTATTCAGATAAAGACAGTATTGCCAGAGAATCTTGGCAAAGTGTTAGGTGATCCTACTCGCTTGCAACAGGTTATTTGGAATTTGCTTTCTAATGCTGTTAAATTTACGCCCAGGGGAGGAATGGTAGAAGTGCAATTAGGGCAGGTTGATGACTATGCTCAAATTACTGTTAGTGATACGGGTAAGGGAATTAGTGATGAGTTTTTGCCCTATGTATTTGATTACTTCCGGCAAGCAGATAGCAGTTCTACTAGAAAATTTGGTGGATTAGGTTTAGGTCTGGCAATTGTGCGGAATATAGTGGAAATGCATGGTGGGATTGTTTCGGCAGAAAGCCCGGGTATAGGTCAGGGGGCAAGGTTTACTGTCAGATTACCGTTGATTAAAGATGATAGTTCTAGGGTCATGGATGAAGAGTGTAATTCTTCAATTATAACTTTAAATTATTTGTCGCTAAATGGTGTAAAGGTTTTAGTTGTTGATGATGATGTTGATTCTCTCGATTTTGTGGCGTTTGTTTTAGAAGAGGATGGGGCTGAAGTGATGGCGGTATCTTCAGGATTGCAAGCAATAGAAGTGCTATCACAATCACAGGTAGATGTGTTAATCAGTGATATTAGTATGCCGGAAATAGATGGTTATATGCTGATACGTGAAGTGAGAAGTTGGAGGTCCAAACAAGGCGAAAAAACTCCAATAGCAAGCGAACTTGTGCCAAAGGCGATCGCATTGACGGCTTATGCTGGAGAATATGACCAACGCCAAGCTTTAGCCGCAGGATTTCAGTTGCATCTGTCAAAGCCGATAATTCGAGAAGATTTAGTGCGTGCGATCGCTCAAGTCATGAATTTATCGCCGAGTTAA
- a CDS encoding response regulator, with the protein MSKIRIALIEDHDLTRVGIRTALMQKEEIEIVGEAGNADEGLKMLKKLQPDIAIVDIGLPDKDGIELTKELKAVAEGEELDTKVLILTLRDNKEAVLAAFAAGADSYCMKDIKFDNLLEAVRVTYNGNAWIDPAIARIVLQQAQQSPQRLTSISSDPKISVNSSESLETQQSIEDYSLTERELEVLQLIVEGCSNAIIAERLYITIGTVKTHVRNILNKLCADDRTQAAVRALRSGIVG; encoded by the coding sequence ATGAGTAAAATTCGGATTGCGCTAATTGAAGATCATGATCTCACCCGTGTGGGTATTCGGACAGCACTAATGCAAAAGGAAGAGATTGAAATTGTAGGGGAAGCTGGCAATGCGGATGAGGGACTAAAAATGTTAAAAAAACTACAACCAGATATTGCCATTGTCGATATTGGTTTACCAGATAAGGATGGTATTGAGCTAACAAAAGAGTTAAAAGCCGTCGCTGAAGGTGAAGAGTTGGACACCAAAGTGCTAATTTTGACCCTACGGGATAATAAAGAGGCGGTATTGGCAGCTTTTGCGGCTGGTGCAGACTCCTACTGCATGAAAGATATCAAGTTCGATAATTTACTGGAAGCAGTACGAGTAACTTACAATGGCAATGCTTGGATTGATCCAGCGATCGCTCGAATAGTATTGCAACAAGCACAACAAAGTCCACAGAGACTGACATCCATCTCCTCAGATCCCAAAATTTCTGTCAATTCTTCAGAATCATTAGAAACTCAGCAGTCTATTGAAGACTACTCCCTCACAGAAAGGGAATTAGAAGTATTACAATTAATAGTCGAAGGCTGTAGTAATGCGATAATTGCGGAGAGACTTTACATCACAATTGGAACTGTAAAAACTCACGTCCGCAATATTCTTAACAAACTATGTGCTGATGACCGTACCCAAGCAGCAGTACGTGCCTTGCGTTCTGGAATCGTGGGCTAA